The Manis javanica isolate MJ-LG chromosome 2, MJ_LKY, whole genome shotgun sequence genome contains a region encoding:
- the LOC108404318 gene encoding olfactory receptor 13C7-like, whose amino-acid sequence MGTHNQSAVTEFVLLGLSAHPKLEKTFFVLILLMYLVILLGNGVLILVTILDSRLHTPMYFFLGNLSFLDICYTTSSIPLVLDGFLTPRKTISFSGCAVQMFLSFAMGATECVLLGMMAFDRYVAICNPLRYPVVMSKAAYMPMAAGSWVAGGANSLVQISLAVQLPFCGDNVINHFTCEILAVLKLACADISTNVISMVVANVIFLGVPVLFILISYIFILTTILRIPSAEGRKKAFSTCSAHLTVVVIFYGTILFMYGKPKSKDPWGADKQDLSDKLISLFYGVLIPMLNPIIYSLRNKDVRVSVKNLVSQKCLTLQFEKDSFLFPTMRSQGPKFSLMHQINRPTVDKSTSRIRHLSSNPSAGRRELSASR is encoded by the exons ATGGGAACACACAACCAATCTGCTGTGACAGAATTTGTCctgctgggcctctctgcccacccaaAGCTGGAGAAAACATTCTTTGTGCTCATCCTGCTGATGTACCTGGTGATCCTGCTGGGCAACGGGGTCCTCATCCTGGTGACCATCCTTGACTCGCGCCTGCACacgcccatgtacttcttcctggggAACCTCTCCTTCCTGGACATCTGCTACACAACGTCTTCTATCCCTCTAGTCCTGGACGGCTTCCTCACTCCCAGAAAAACCATCTCTTTCTCAGGCTGTGCCGTGCAGATGTTCCTCTCCTTTGCCATGGGAGCCACAGAGTGTGTGCTTCTGGGCATGATGGCATTTGatcgctacgtggccatctgcaacCCCCTGAGGTACCCTGTGGTCATGAGCAAGGCTGCCTACATGCCCATGGCTGCTGGCTCCTGGGTGGCTGGTGGAGCCAACTCCCTGGTGCAGATCTCTCTTGCAGTACAACTACCCTTCTGTGGGGACAATGTCATCAACCACTTCACCTGTGAGATCCTGGCTGTCCTCAAGTTGGCCTGTGCTGACATCTCCACCAATGTGATCAGCATGGTTGTGGCCAATGTGATCTTCCTGGGGGTCCCAGTTCTGTTCATCCTCATCTCCTATATCTTCATCCTCACCACAATCCTGAGGATCCCGTCAGCTGAGGGGAGGAaaaaggccttctccacctgctcagCCCACCTCACTGTGGTGGTCATCTTCTATGGGACCATCCTCTTCATGTATGGAAAGCCCAAATCCAAGGACCCCTGGGGGGCAGACAAGCAGGACCTTTCTGACAAGCTCATCTCCCTCTTCTATGGGGTGCTGatccccatgctgaaccccatcatctacagcctgaggaacaagGATGTGAGGGTTTCTGTGAAGAACCTGGTGAGTCAGAAATGCCTCA cactccagtttgaaaaagacag CTTCCTCTTCCCCACCATGAGAAGCCAAGGCCCGAAGTTCTCCCTAATGCACCAGATCAACCGTCCCACCGTTGACAAAAGCACATCCCGCATACGGCACCTCTCAAGCAACCCGTCTGCAGGCCGGCGAGAATTGTCTGCTTCTCGGTGA
- the LOC108404395 gene encoding olfactory receptor 13C7-like, protein MEVANQSVIAGFILLGLSDQPKLEKTFFVLILLMYLVILLGNGVLILVTILDSRLHTPMYFFLGNLSFLDICYTTSSIPLVLDGFLTPRKTISFSGCAVQMFLSFAMGATECVLLGMMAFDRYVAICNPLRYPVVMSKAAYMPMAAGSWVAGGANSLVQISLAVQLPFCGDNVINHFTCEILAVLKLACADISTNVISMVVANVIFLGVPVLFILISYIFILTTILRIPSAEGRKKAFSTCSAHLTVVVVFYGTILFMYGKPKSKDPRGADKQDLSNKLISLFYGVLIPMLNPIIYSLRNKDVRVSVKNLVSQKCFTH, encoded by the coding sequence ATGGAAGTGGCCAACCAATCTGTCATTGCAGGATTTATCTTGCTGGGGCTGTCAGATCAGCCAAAGCTGGAGAAAACATTCTTTGTGCTCATCCTGCTGATGTACCTGGTGATCCTGCTGGGCAACGGGGTCCTCATCCTGGTGACCATCCTTGACTCGCGCCTGCACacgcccatgtacttcttcctggggAACCTCTCCTTCCTGGACATCTGCTACACAACGTCTTCTATCCCTCTAGTCCTGGACGGCTTCCTCACTCCCAGAAAAACCATCTCTTTCTCAGGCTGTGCCGTGCAGATGTTCCTCTCCTTTGCCATGGGAGCCACAGAGTGTGTGCTTCTGGGCATGATGGCATTTGatcgctacgtggccatctgcaacCCCCTGAGGTACCCTGTGGTCATGAGCAAGGCTGCCTACATGCCCATGGCTGCTGGCTCCTGGGTGGCTGGTGGAGCCAACTCCCTGGTGCAGATCTCTCTTGCAGTACAACTACCCTTCTGTGGGGACAATGTCATCAACCACTTCACCTGTGAGATCCTGGCTGTCCTCAAGTTGGCCTGTGCTGACATCTCCACCAATGTGATCAGCATGGTTGTGGCCAATGTGATCTTCCTGGGGGTCCCAGTTCTGTTCATCCTCATCTCCTATATCTTCATCCTCACCACAATCCTGAGGATCCCGTCAGCTGAGGGGAGGAaaaaggccttctccacctgctcagCCCACCTCACTGTGGTGGTCGTCTTCTATGGGACCATCCTCTTCATGTATGGAAAGCCCAAATCCAAGGACCCCCGGGGGGCAGACAAGCAGGACCTTTCCAACAAGCTCATCTCCCTCTTCTATGGGGTGCTGatccccatgctgaaccccatcatctacagcctgaggaacaagGATGTGAGGGTTTCTGTGAAGAACCTGGTGAGTCAGAAATGCTTCACCCACTGA